One segment of Hemitrygon akajei chromosome 15, sHemAka1.3, whole genome shotgun sequence DNA contains the following:
- the LOC140739497 gene encoding alpha-2Db adrenergic receptor-like has translation MEHCGQPNLNQSEGANGTSLAPHYTPVVTALISLVVTFIIFLTIVGNILVVVAVFTSRALRPPQNLFLVSLASADILVAALVIPFSLANEVMGYWYFGSVWCGIYLALDVLFCTSSIVHLCAISLDRYWSVTRAVEYNLKRTPKRIKCMIGVVWLISAIISFPPLVTMNTDRSHRGCCELNNDTWYILLSCIVSFFAPCVIMILVYFRIYRVAKQRTAVVSVAKNGVDRGSSQTETCFIAKGKVDPDSPSSQSSCSHRRQEELEDIDLEESFSSEAKAKNSRGSNQKKLQTPGYCPAAQQNRLSWSNNQASQLFEHKRAPVSTLTKSKIAQMREKRFTFVLAVVMGVFVVCWFPFFFTYSLKAICGKCSIPDPLFNFFFWIGYCNSFLNPIIYTIFNRDFRKAFKNILFKTNKRTL, from the coding sequence ATGGAGCACTGCGGCCAGCCTAACCTGAACCAATCGGAAGGGGCAAATGGAACCAGTCTGGCCCCTCATTACACCCCGGTCGTCACCGCCCTGATCAGTTTGGTGGTCACCTTCATCATCTTCCTCACCATcgtaggcaacatcctggtggtGGTGGCAGTTTTCACCAGCAGGGCTCTGCGGCCACCTCAGAACCTGTTCTTGGTCTCACTTGCTTCGGCTGATATCCTGGTGGCCGCCCTGGTTATCCCATTCTCCCTGGCCAACGAAGTGATGGGCTATTGGTATTTCGGGAGCGTCTGGTGCGGGATCTATCTGGCTCTTGATGTGCTCTTCTGCACCTCGTCCATTGTCCACCTGTGTGCAATCAGTTTGGACAGATACTGGTCAGTGACCCGAGCGGTCGAATATAATCTAAAAAGGACACCCAAGCGAATTAAGTGCATGATTGGCGTTGTGTGGCTAATATCAGCAATCATCTCTTTCCCGCCTTTGGTTACTATGAACACTGATCGTAGCCACAGGGGATGCTGTGAACTTAATAATGATACCTGGTACATCCTCTTATCTTGCATAGTGTCTTTCTTTGCTCCGTGTGTTATCATGATTTTGGTCTACTTCAGAATCTACAGGGTGGCAAAGCAGAGGACGGCCGTGGTGTCGGTGGCCAAGAACGGAGTGGACAGGGGGTCTTCCCAAACTGAGACTTGTTTCATAGCCAAAGGGAAAGTCGACCCGGACAGTCCCAGCAGCCAGAGTTCCTGCAGCCACAGGAGGCAGGAGGAGCTGGAGGACATCGACCTGGAGGAGAGCTTCTCCTCTGAAGCCAAGGCAAAAAACTCCCGGGGGTCCaaccaaaagaaactgcagactCCCGGTTACTGCCCCGCGGCGCAGCAAAACCGTTTGTCCTGGAGCAACAACCAAGCTTCGCAGCTTTTCGAGCATAAAAGAGCGCCCGTCTCAACCCTAACCAAAAGCAAAATCGCCCAGATGAGGGAAAAACGCTTCACCTTCGTGCTGGCCGTGGTGATGGGAGTCTTTGTGGTTTGTTGGTTTCCATTTTTCTTCACTTACAGCCTGAAGGCGATCTGTGGGAAGTGCTCCATCCCCGACCCCCTCTTCAACTTTTTCTTCTGGATCGGTTACTGCAACAGTTTTCTGAACCCAATCATCTACACAATCTTCAACAGGGACTTCAGGAAGGCCTTCAAGAACATACTTTTTAAAACGAACAAGCGTACTTTGTAA